Genomic window (Subtercola endophyticus):
CACATCGAGCGCGAAGTCGAGGGCACCGAAGGCCAGCCGAGTCAGCCCGGGAATCGCCGCGATCTGCTCGGCGGCGGCCACCCCGCGCGCACTCTCGATCAGCGCGATGAGGGCGAGTTCGACCGGCAGTCGCCGGCGCAGATCGTGCAGCGCAACGGGGTCTTCGGCCTTGGCGACCATGAGCCCGCTCAGGCCGTGACCCGTGAGCATCGTCAGGGAGAGCAGCGCGGTGATCTGGGCTTCGAAGAGCGGCGAGCCCGACGGATGCACGCGCACCAGTGCCACGATGTCGGCCTGCTCGTGTGCAGGCCGAGCCGAGAGGGTCGACACCGTGTTCGCCAAAGCAGCATCGGCGTTCGCCGGGGCGACGGCGTCTTCGAGATCGACGATCACCGCGTCGGCACCCGCAGACGCGGCCTTGACGAAGCGGTCGGGCCGATCGCCCGGTACGAACAAGAAGGTCACAGCATCGCGAGGATGCACGTGGAAGGAGTGCTTCACGTAACTACTATACATAGCTAACTATTTTCATTAGATTACAGAGCGAGCACTCATCGGGGAGTGCTTCTGCGCATTCGACAGGGGTGCGCAGTGCAGACGAAGAGGTGA
Coding sequences:
- a CDS encoding HpcH/HpaI aldolase/citrate lyase family protein, coding for MKHSFHVHPRDAVTFLFVPGDRPDRFVKAASAGADAVIVDLEDAVAPANADAALANTVSTLSARPAHEQADIVALVRVHPSGSPLFEAQITALLSLTMLTGHGLSGLMVAKAEDPVALHDLRRRLPVELALIALIESARGVAAAEQIAAIPGLTRLAFGALDFALDVGAEPDSSVLDHARDRLVLAGRLGDGSAPVESPSTEITDGEKVRTAAARARRNGFGGMLAIHPAQLEPIAAGFAPTVDQVAWATEVLAAEGGAAQVRGQLVDRPVTERAKGILLRQAAADARQAGH